A stretch of DNA from Peromyscus eremicus chromosome 18, PerEre_H2_v1, whole genome shotgun sequence:
GATTGAGGGGCATTAGTAATGGGAGAGGTAGTTAGAATCCTGGAACACCAGGGAGAGTGTCCATCAGTTTGAACCTTGCTCCCTCACAGGCATTTGAATACCTTCTTTAAGTAGATTCTCTAATGATCCGCCCTTGGTGGTAAGTATGAGATCTCCACTTGACAAGCTAAGACAGTGATTAAGAAATTTGCCTGACTGCAGTTGGAATTTAAATAATCACTCCAGTACCCATGCTTTTTGTGAGGTCTCAAACTCGGGTTTCTTTGACACCTAATGCTTTTAATTATGCAATGATAACGTCACCCAGCAAAGGCATAGGGAGGCAGAAGACATTTTAACACAGAGCCAACAGCTAGGGCTCAGTAAGAGTATGTTTTTCTATATTCTGGCAATTAAATGTGGTGCTTATGCAGGGCTTGCCAAGGACAAGTCTGTTGGGTGACACCAGAAAGAGCCAGCAGGGCTGGGCCACTTCCCGGCCTTTGTGTCACGTTAAAGAACTTAGCTCTGTTTTCTGAGACTTTAGCAGAATGCACCCGAGTCCATCCTATCAGTACATTTCAGCTGCAGGAAAACACCTCCAATGCTGTCTCAGTACATGGATACAGTCtcaaagaggcagaggaggccagAACCAGTGCTGGAGAATGGAGGACTCTTCGGCCTTGGGAAAGGAAGAGGGGTAGTCCTTTATCACTTCACCAGTGACTTGGGGAGAGCATGGCTGAAGTTGCTGCATCCCGAGAACATGACTGAGCAGCTCAAAAGTCTTCACTCACCTCCATGCCCACAGTCCCTTCTCTGAAAAGCCCTGGTTTGTGGTATAGGATGTCATTCTCCCCCATCCAAAAGGTCAGGTTCCCCACAAAAACAGCCATCTAAGATGGACGTGAGGGAGAGGCTGAAACTAGCTTACCAGAGCTCTACCCAGTACAGGAAGTGTGTCTACCCTAGGACATTGCCCGGAAAAACTTTTCAGCTTGAAAAGACATTcatagtaaacttaaaatacagccttTAAAGGATTTAGAAGGAGCAAAATCGCCTCAGAGTTTGTTGAATGTTAGTTCCAAGGAAAAAACTGTAAGAATACCGAACTCAGAGCTTTACGGTTTTTGGCTCCTTAAGAAAATACCTAATCTTTCTGCGCTCCCGCTGGCCTAGTGAGCAGGCACGGCCTCGACATGCAGAACGACGCCGGCGAGTTCGTGGACCTGTACGTGCCGCGTAAATGCTCCGCGAGCAACCGCATTATTGGTGCCAAGGACCACGCATCCATCCAGATGAATGTGGCCGAGGTTGACAGGGTCACAGGCCGGTTTAATGGCCAGTTTAAAATCTATGCTATCTGTGGGGCCATTCGAAGGATGGGTGAATCAGATGACTCTATTCTCCGATTGGCTAAGGCTGATGGAATTGTCTCAAAGAACTTTTGACCAGAAGAGATTGGGGAATATTTGTTATAaataaaagtgagaaagaaaatacCTAATTTTCCCTAATAGCTATTCAAGAAATTCAATGGGAATTTTACTATCATCCTGAAGTGAAGCTTTTTGTAGAGCAAACTGAAAGTTATGCTACAACAGAAAGGTTTGTCTTATTTATGGCACAGAGAAGCTGTTATGAATTTGGGTAAAGGGACAGCCTCTAACTAGAAACCGTTTGTCAACAAGCCATCTTAAAATCctcaagaaagcaagagaaatcaGTCCATATACTGAACATTGTTTTAGAAGAAATATATGGgaaattaaaaaagttctttactttttaaacaaactgcctgcaatgagtgactcctttgcaaatctaataaggagataaggaaacaggcattcaaaaagaaatgactgctttatagatgggaacaaacttcagaaaatctagctgtcttaaaaaatagagttgcttcacctgaaagttccttataagaaatcagtgctaaatatcacagctgctaataataataacatcagGGGTTAAGAAGCTAATGAAGACTGTTGAGTTGCCAGCTaagcaattcagaaacagaatattccttacaaggtttttcttctgttgttttctttctttttggttttgctgtAAACTGAGATAGCTCTtcatagagtttttttttttataaaagatctGAAATGCATAAAGTACTGTTTAGCagcactcactaaatcccagagtTGAGAGAGCTATTAAAGAATTACAGTCTTGTTTCAATCTATCAAGAACTTTTAGAATATCAAAGTTGACAGtaagctctgaactttagaaatgatttatgTAAGAATCTAATAGTTCTAGTGAAGagtaaaaagtagaaaattattctgtcttgttgGAAGATAATGTagatgttaagaaatctttaggtgtttgctaagttagatatatgctaaAGAATATAatcttgtaagaagtaaagatctaaggtagtcctataataagcttgtaagaagtaaagatctaaggtagtcctataataagcttgtaagaagtaaagatgaaGTTTAAATAAGAAGTATACGTTTGTAAAATAGATATATAGAATTTAAGAATATAAGTTTGCAAGAAAGATATTTGTTAAGGTAGTCCTAATATTTGCTAAGGTAGCCCTATAGAGTTTCCTTAAGAGctataaataagtatatgttatatgtgagtttgtggaaaagtgtaaatgttgattgtgagtctatgcttaatgtatgtggtgaaagaacctgagacacagaagttagtgtcctagcagactgcaagcAGTCGGTCTGAGCCATTTCAAAggctccagaagccactaagaagctaagaatggtggagaccagaaccagcacaagacattcgcagctgagatccatggaaagttaacgcaacacagaaaaacctgagctaacagcaaaaacagtgcagtttaaaatattactgtaaCTAAAAACGTCTCTGACTTGAGGatgaaagttgcagagatgcttgtttgaaaaaaattgttaactgcaaaaaagattttggttgtaaaaccaagGCTTCTTCATATTTGAAAGTAGAagtctgataccagaatttacattttttgaacttaaaaaaaaatgagataaaactacaaaaaggttttggttatggatttcttcgtGTTTGGAAGGCtggtaccagaatttattatttgaattttgggacttaagaaatgaaatgaacaatagtgatttcattgcaatgggacaattttgaatttacttatgtTGATGACCTAGGAACTGCTTTATGGAATTAtttgtggaactgtttaaatgaagaaatttattttttttctacctaggctcaagatgcagttttgagtatatattatgctggtgattcatgaattgttttgtgttaaaaatggaactgtttaaatggaaaaatttGGGTTTTCttactaggcttgagattttgtttaaaaaaattataaagaaaagggagaagtaaTATTCtttagtctatttaatttaaaaaatactttcttgttgagtggattaatgttttgttttgttagtaagaaatgcaaatgggtatactaagagaatactttaaagtgtaaagagttttattaagaaactatttttggatgttttgctaaaagttttcaaagtgttcatggttagattaagaatattgcttttcaatatgggtttgcaggaattgtgtaagtttgggtttttctaactaggttcaagattttgt
This window harbors:
- the LOC131895201 gene encoding small ribosomal subunit protein eS21, with translation MQNDAGEFVDLYVPRKCSASNRIIGAKDHASIQMNVAEVDRVTGRFNGQFKIYAICGAIRRMGESDDSILRLAKADGIVSKNF